In a single window of the Bradyrhizobium erythrophlei genome:
- a CDS encoding ATP-binding protein, which yields MRPGASSERAVILAPTGRDATVAAALIKEAGFYANICTDLAALLHEIEGGAGLAVIADEAIKTADLRGLVRWLNDQPSWSDFPIVLLTHQGGGPERNPDAVRLGQVLGNVTFIERPFHPTTLVSVVGSAVRGRRRQYQTRAILADLTESEDLLQTALNAGHLGALELHLPEFELEASDTCRAFFGRKPGEPFSYQDLLAAVHPDDRARRMEVVEQTIKTGQDYSIEYRNIWPDGSQHWVDVRARAVRRPDGSIKSLVGVSSDITARKVAEIERESLLAQLAAERTALAELTATLEQRVEQRTADLMKEVAAREKAQEQLRQAQKMETIGQLTGGVAHDFNNLLMAVMGNLDLLRKRLPNDPRLHRLIDGALQGAERGASLTQRLLAFARQQDLRAVPMDLRGLIQGMIDLLERSLGPRIALRLELPEGLPPARVDANQLELAVLNLAINARDAMPDGGSIEIRLAEHQASGDPVLKSGRYLKLSVIDTGKGMTPEILKRAIEPFFSSKPLGKGTGLGLSMVHGLAVQLGGALQLSSTVGKGTTATLLLPVATAVPEAEIPAQTLQKVNRSAVILFVDDDPLIAMSTTEMLEDLGHHVIGASSGLHALDILKSEQPLDLMMTDHVMPGMTGVELAAASRAVRPSLPILLATGYAELPDGAQLDLPRLAKPYHQDQLRDRLDQLLGA from the coding sequence GTGAGGCCGGGTGCATCCTCCGAGCGTGCCGTCATTCTCGCTCCGACCGGACGCGACGCCACGGTCGCCGCGGCGCTGATCAAGGAAGCCGGTTTCTACGCCAACATCTGCACTGATCTCGCCGCTCTGCTGCACGAGATCGAAGGCGGCGCGGGCTTGGCGGTGATCGCCGATGAGGCGATCAAGACCGCGGATTTGCGCGGCCTGGTGCGCTGGCTGAACGATCAGCCGTCATGGTCCGATTTCCCGATCGTGCTGTTGACGCATCAGGGCGGCGGTCCCGAGCGCAATCCCGATGCGGTGCGGCTCGGGCAGGTGCTCGGCAACGTCACCTTCATCGAGCGTCCGTTCCATCCCACCACGCTGGTGAGCGTTGTCGGCTCCGCGGTCCGGGGCCGCCGCCGCCAGTACCAGACCCGCGCCATTCTCGCGGATCTCACCGAAAGCGAAGACCTGCTGCAGACCGCGCTCAACGCCGGCCATCTCGGCGCGCTGGAATTGCATCTGCCGGAGTTTGAGCTCGAAGCGTCAGACACCTGCCGGGCGTTTTTCGGCCGCAAGCCGGGCGAACCGTTTTCGTATCAGGATCTGCTGGCGGCGGTTCATCCCGACGATCGCGCCAGGCGCATGGAGGTGGTGGAGCAGACCATCAAGACCGGCCAGGACTACAGCATCGAATACCGCAATATCTGGCCGGACGGATCGCAGCATTGGGTCGATGTCCGGGCGCGCGCGGTTCGCAGGCCTGACGGCAGCATCAAATCGCTGGTCGGCGTTTCCTCCGATATCACCGCGCGCAAGGTCGCGGAAATCGAACGCGAGAGTTTGCTGGCGCAACTGGCCGCCGAGCGCACCGCGCTGGCGGAATTGACGGCGACGCTCGAACAGCGGGTCGAGCAGCGTACCGCCGATCTGATGAAGGAAGTCGCTGCGCGCGAAAAGGCCCAGGAGCAATTGCGCCAGGCGCAGAAGATGGAGACCATCGGCCAGCTCACCGGCGGCGTTGCGCATGATTTCAACAATCTGCTGATGGCGGTGATGGGCAATCTCGACCTGCTGCGTAAACGGCTTCCCAACGATCCGCGCCTGCATCGCCTGATCGACGGCGCCTTGCAGGGCGCCGAGCGTGGCGCGTCGCTGACCCAGCGCCTGCTGGCGTTCGCGCGGCAGCAGGATCTGCGGGCGGTGCCGATGGATTTGCGGGGCCTGATCCAGGGCATGATCGATCTTCTGGAACGATCGCTGGGACCGCGCATCGCGCTGCGGCTCGAACTTCCGGAAGGGCTGCCGCCGGCGCGCGTCGATGCCAATCAGCTCGAGCTCGCGGTACTCAATCTCGCCATCAACGCGCGCGACGCGATGCCCGACGGCGGTTCGATCGAGATCCGGCTTGCCGAACACCAGGCCAGCGGCGATCCAGTGCTGAAATCCGGCCGCTACCTGAAACTGTCTGTCATCGATACCGGCAAGGGCATGACGCCGGAGATCCTCAAGCGGGCGATCGAGCCGTTCTTCTCATCGAAGCCGCTCGGCAAGGGCACCGGCCTCGGCCTGTCGATGGTGCACGGGCTTGCGGTGCAACTCGGCGGAGCGCTGCAGTTGTCGAGCACGGTCGGAAAGGGCACCACGGCAACGCTGCTGTTGCCGGTCGCCACCGCCGTGCCGGAAGCCGAAATCCCGGCGCAGACGTTGCAAAAGGTCAACCGCTCCGCGGTGATCCTGTTCGTCGACGACGATCCGCTGATCGCGATGTCGACCACCGAAATGCTGGAAGATCTCGGCCACCACGTGATCGGCGCCAGCTCCGGCCTGCATGCGCTCGATATCCTCAAGAGCGAGCAGCCGCTCGACCTGATGATGACCGATCATGTGATGCCGGGCATGACCGGTGTCGAACTGGCGGCGGCCTCGCGCGCGGTGCGGCCGTCGCTGCCGATCCTACTTGCGACCGGCTATGCCGAACTGCCCGACGGCGCCCAGCTCGACCTGCCGCGGCTGGCGAAACCCTATCACCAGGACCAGCTGCGCGACCGGCTCGATCAATTGCTCGGGGCTTGA
- a CDS encoding thioesterase family protein, translating to MGAIYRVDGKHVVTSPDAAGPWDPRMQHGSAPAALVVWGAEAIPTREPMQIARVTIDLMRPVPVAPLTLETEVLREGRKIQLCAVRLRAGDVVVVGATILKVKTRALPLPSEVGDQPVEFPGPDEAREEQPDFSGSPFVSGISMRAARGRFGVPGSGAIWYRVDRPLVEGSPVSQAMRAVVAADFCNGTSAVLDFREWTFINADLTVSFARPPTGEWILLDAESWIGPDGTGLAMARLADIRGYFGRAVQSLVIERR from the coding sequence ATGGGCGCCATCTATCGCGTCGACGGCAAGCACGTCGTCACCAGTCCCGATGCGGCCGGTCCCTGGGACCCGCGCATGCAGCACGGCTCGGCGCCGGCGGCTTTGGTGGTCTGGGGCGCCGAAGCGATCCCGACGCGAGAGCCGATGCAAATCGCGCGCGTCACTATCGACCTGATGCGCCCGGTGCCGGTGGCGCCGCTGACGCTCGAGACCGAGGTGCTGCGCGAGGGGCGAAAGATCCAGCTTTGCGCGGTCAGGCTGCGCGCCGGGGACGTCGTTGTGGTCGGCGCGACAATCCTCAAGGTCAAGACCCGGGCGCTGCCCTTGCCGTCGGAGGTAGGGGATCAGCCGGTCGAATTTCCCGGACCGGATGAGGCGCGCGAAGAGCAGCCGGATTTTTCCGGCAGTCCTTTTGTATCGGGTATTTCGATGCGCGCCGCCCGCGGCCGCTTCGGCGTGCCCGGTTCCGGTGCGATCTGGTATCGGGTCGACCGGCCGCTGGTCGAGGGTTCGCCGGTTTCGCAGGCCATGCGGGCCGTGGTTGCCGCGGATTTCTGCAACGGCACCTCCGCCGTGCTTGATTTCCGGGAGTGGACTTTCATCAATGCCGACCTCACGGTCAGTTTTGCCCGTCCGCCGACAGGTGAGTGGATTTTGCTCGATGCGGAATCCTGGATCGGTCCCGATGGCACGGGCCTCGCCATGGCGCGGCTGGCGGACATCAGGGGCTATTTCGGCCGCGCCGTCCAAAGCCTCGTCATCGAGAGGCGATAA
- a CDS encoding NAD(P)H-dependent flavin oxidoreductase has protein sequence MSMPALFRGRLSIPVIGAPLFIISVPDLVIAQCKAGIVGSFPALNARPPDLLDEWLARIKQELAAHDMAHPDRLSAPFAVNQIVHRSNNRLEQDLALCEKHKVPIIITSLGAREELNQAAHRWGGIVFHDVINQRFAHKAIEKGADGLILVSAGAGGHAGEISPFAFVAETRQWFGGPIALSGAIGNGRAIRAARMLGADFAYIGSAFIATTEANAVEGYKRMITTSTAEDIVYSNLFTGVHGNYLKPSIVAAGMDPDNLPESDASKMSFGTDASGERAKPKAWKEIWGSGQGVGSVGKILPAAELIARFKQEYDDAVDLPL, from the coding sequence ATGTCCATGCCTGCCTTGTTTCGGGGCCGTCTGTCGATTCCCGTGATCGGTGCGCCGCTGTTCATTATTTCCGTGCCGGATCTGGTGATCGCGCAGTGCAAGGCGGGGATCGTCGGATCGTTTCCGGCGCTCAACGCCCGTCCGCCTGATCTGCTCGACGAGTGGCTGGCGCGGATCAAGCAGGAACTTGCCGCGCACGACATGGCGCATCCCGACCGGCTTTCGGCGCCGTTCGCGGTAAACCAGATCGTGCATCGATCGAACAACCGGCTCGAACAGGATCTGGCGCTGTGCGAGAAGCACAAGGTGCCGATCATCATCACATCGCTCGGCGCACGCGAGGAACTCAATCAGGCTGCGCATCGCTGGGGCGGCATCGTTTTTCACGACGTGATCAACCAGAGATTTGCGCACAAGGCGATCGAGAAGGGCGCGGACGGCCTGATCCTGGTATCCGCCGGCGCCGGCGGCCATGCCGGCGAGATATCGCCGTTCGCCTTCGTGGCGGAAACCAGGCAATGGTTCGGCGGGCCGATCGCATTGTCGGGCGCGATCGGCAACGGCCGCGCGATCCGCGCGGCGCGGATGCTCGGCGCCGACTTTGCCTATATCGGCTCGGCCTTCATCGCCACCACCGAAGCCAACGCGGTGGAAGGCTACAAGCGGATGATCACCACCTCGACCGCCGAAGACATCGTCTATTCCAACCTGTTCACGGGCGTGCACGGCAATTACCTGAAGCCGTCGATCGTCGCGGCCGGCATGGATCCCGACAACCTTCCGGAGTCGGATGCGTCAAAGATGAGTTTCGGTACCGACGCGTCGGGGGAGCGCGCCAAGCCAAAAGCCTGGAAGGAAATCTGGGGCAGCGGCCAGGGCGTCGGCAGCGTCGGCAAGATCCTGCCCGCCGCCGAATTGATCGCGCGGTTCAAACAGGAATACGACGACGCGGTCGATCTGCCGCTGTGA
- a CDS encoding ATPase domain-containing protein yields MNSVESIAGKAKTGIWGLDDILSGGFSRGHVFLVEGAPGTGKTTIALQFLMEGARAGEKCLYITLSETDQELRDGAASHGWTLDERVEVFELLPPESLLDAEQQQSLLYSSDLELGETTKQVFEAVERARPSRVVLDSLSEIRLLAQSSLRYRRQILAIKHYFAKFGTTVMLLDDLTTELADKTVHSVAHGVLRLEELAPAYGAERRRARIIKYRGVKFRGGYHDVTITTGGLNVFPRLVASEHRSNFVRTTMSSGIAELDRLLGGGIEAGSSTLILGPAGTGKSLSAIVFIAAAIQRGEKAALFVFDEELGLLFARMKGLGIDLEEMQRGGNLFIDQVDAAELSPGEFAHRVRQRVDEDHIKTVVIDSLNGYQAAMPEENSLILHMHELLQYLNRRGAATFMTVAQHGLVGDMKAPVDVTYLADTVILLRYFEALGNVRRAMSIIKKRTGMHESTIREYRIDSRGLTIGEPLDGFHGILRGVPIYIGGGQPLLQEQGA; encoded by the coding sequence ATGAATTCAGTTGAATCAATCGCCGGAAAGGCGAAGACCGGTATCTGGGGGCTTGACGACATCCTGTCGGGTGGGTTTTCGCGTGGGCACGTATTCCTCGTTGAGGGCGCGCCCGGGACCGGCAAGACCACCATTGCGCTGCAATTCCTGATGGAGGGCGCGCGGGCCGGCGAGAAATGTCTCTACATCACCCTGTCCGAGACCGACCAGGAACTGCGCGACGGCGCGGCCTCCCATGGCTGGACGCTGGACGAGCGCGTTGAAGTGTTCGAATTGCTGCCGCCGGAGAGTTTGCTCGATGCCGAACAGCAGCAGAGCCTGCTTTATTCGTCGGATCTCGAACTCGGCGAGACCACCAAGCAGGTGTTCGAAGCGGTGGAACGCGCGCGGCCGAGCCGGGTGGTGCTCGACAGTCTCTCCGAGATCAGGCTGCTGGCGCAAAGTTCGCTGCGATACCGCCGGCAGATTCTGGCGATCAAGCACTATTTCGCGAAATTCGGCACGACGGTGATGCTGCTTGACGATTTGACGACCGAGCTCGCCGACAAAACCGTGCATAGCGTCGCCCATGGCGTGCTGCGGCTTGAAGAACTGGCGCCGGCCTACGGCGCCGAGCGGCGGCGCGCGCGCATCATCAAATATCGCGGCGTCAAGTTTCGCGGCGGCTATCATGATGTGACCATCACGACCGGCGGCTTGAACGTGTTTCCGCGCCTGGTGGCGTCTGAACATCGCAGCAACTTTGTGCGAACGACGATGTCCAGCGGCATCGCCGAGCTCGACAGACTCCTCGGTGGCGGCATCGAGGCCGGATCGAGCACGCTGATTCTGGGACCGGCGGGCACAGGGAAGTCTCTTTCGGCGATCGTCTTCATCGCCGCCGCGATCCAGCGTGGCGAAAAGGCGGCGCTGTTCGTGTTCGACGAGGAACTCGGCCTTTTGTTCGCGCGCATGAAGGGCCTCGGCATCGATCTCGAGGAGATGCAGCGCGGCGGCAACCTCTTCATCGACCAGGTCGACGCCGCGGAGTTGTCGCCCGGCGAATTCGCTCATCGCGTCCGCCAGCGGGTCGATGAAGATCATATCAAGACCGTGGTGATCGACAGCCTCAACGGCTATCAGGCGGCGATGCCCGAGGAAAATTCGCTGATCCTGCACATGCACGAATTGCTGCAATACCTGAATCGGCGGGGTGCGGCGACATTCATGACGGTGGCGCAGCACGGGCTGGTTGGCGACATGAAAGCCCCGGTGGATGTAACCTATCTCGCCGACACCGTGATCCTGCTGCGCTATTTCGAGGCGCTGGGCAACGTGCGGCGCGCGATGTCGATCATCAAGAAACGTACCGGAATGCACGAATCGACGATTCGCGAGTACCGCATCGACAGCCGCGGTCTCACCATCGGCGAGCCGCTTGACGGCTTCCATGGAATATTGCGGGGCGTTCCGATCTATATCGGCGGGGGCCAGCCGTTGCTGCAGGAGCAAGGTGCGTGA